The Oryctolagus cuniculus chromosome 5, mOryCun1.1, whole genome shotgun sequence genome includes a region encoding these proteins:
- the OARD1 gene encoding ADP-ribose glycohydrolase OARD1, protein MASSLNEDAEGSRITYVKGDLFACPKTDSLAHCISEDCRMGAGIAVLFKKKFGGVQELLNQQKKSGEVAVLKRDGRYIYYLITKKRASHKPTYENLQKSLEAMKSHCLRNGVTDLSMPRIGCGLDRLQWENVSAIIEEVFEATDIKITVYTL, encoded by the exons ATGGCCAGCAGCCTTAATGAAGACGCAGAAGGAAGCAGA ATCACTTATGTGAAAGGAGACCTTTTTGCATGCCCCAAAACAGACTCGCTAGCCCACTGCATCAGTGAGGATTGCCGCATGGGCGCTGGGATAGCCGTCCTCTTCAAGAAGAAGTTCGGAGGGGTGCAGGAACTGTTAAACCAGC AGAAGAAATCTGGAGAAGTGGCTGTTCTGAAGAGAGATGGGCGCTACATATATTATTTG ATTACAAAGAAAAGGGCTTCTCACAAGCCGACTTACGAAAACCTACAGAAGAGTCTAGAGGCCATGAAGTCCCACTGTCTCAGAAATGGTGTCACTGACCTCTCCATGCCCAG GATTGGATGCGGTCTGGATCGTCTGCAGTGGGAAAATGTATCTGCGATAATTGAGGAGGTGTTTGAAGCTACAGATATCAAAATTACCGTGTACACACTCTGA